A genome region from Fervidobacterium changbaicum includes the following:
- a CDS encoding Fur family transcriptional regulator, protein MVQIDTRSEIRELLKEKGVKPTVHRVEILEYLRNTYSHPSADEIYEHFVREQKLSVLSRATVYNTLRALADAGLVKVIITPDAIRYDFVRENHHHFYCTKCKKIYDIELNVELPNISNIDGHEVHNVQLTLVGICKNCLGH, encoded by the coding sequence ATGGTACAGATTGATACGAGAAGCGAAATACGCGAATTGTTGAAAGAAAAGGGAGTAAAACCAACGGTTCACAGAGTGGAGATCCTAGAGTATCTCCGTAATACGTATTCACATCCGTCCGCGGACGAAATTTACGAGCATTTTGTAAGAGAGCAGAAATTATCAGTTCTTTCAAGGGCGACTGTTTACAATACTCTTAGAGCCTTAGCAGATGCTGGTTTAGTTAAGGTTATTATCACTCCTGATGCCATCAGGTACGACTTTGTTAGAGAAAATCATCACCACTTTTATTGCACAAAGTGTAAGAAAATATACGATATTGAGCTTAACGTTGAACTGCCCAACATTTCGAATATCGATGGGCACGAAGTGCACAATGTCCAGCTTACTTTGGTCGGTATTTGTAAGAACTGTTTGGGTCATTAA